In one Dermatophilaceae bacterium Sec6.4 genomic region, the following are encoded:
- a CDS encoding helix-turn-helix domain-containing protein: MSTWKKTVNRQPTSTTNGKSPFRTTGSMPSAKIRKGPLMTTLATTRRQYESLAEAAERTGLSARTIRRRIATGNLPAYRCGPRVLRVKPEDVDKLMVRIPTA, encoded by the coding sequence ATGTCGACTTGGAAGAAAACAGTGAACCGGCAGCCGACATCGACCACCAACGGCAAGTCTCCCTTTCGCACAACCGGGAGCATGCCTTCAGCGAAGATCAGAAAAGGACCTCTTATGACAACTCTCGCCACCACCCGACGCCAGTACGAATCCCTCGCCGAAGCAGCCGAACGCACCGGCCTCAGCGCCCGAACCATTCGACGCCGCATCGCTACAGGAAATCTTCCCGCCTACCGATGCGGACCCCGAGTGCTCCGCGTCAAACCCGAAGACGTTGACAAGCTCATGGTTCGGATCCCAACCGCGTAA
- a CDS encoding isochorismatase family protein gives MSDPRRALIVVDVQNEYFDGPLQIQYPPREQSLAAVVRALDTAARHDMPVVLVKHEAPAGVFVAGTPGWETHEAVQARATDSWKRVTKNKGSVFAGTDLASWLTDQGIDTITLVGYMTNNCILASAAGAEELDLHAEVLSDATGAIHLANEAGKVSAEQLHETLMVLLHSNFAAVASTDDWTTAAQEHKPLPKNNLGTSATQGRAAISK, from the coding sequence ATGTCCGACCCGCGCCGCGCACTCATCGTCGTAGACGTCCAGAACGAGTACTTCGACGGACCTCTTCAGATTCAATACCCCCCTCGCGAGCAGTCACTCGCTGCCGTCGTTCGAGCGCTCGACACCGCCGCCCGGCACGACATGCCAGTTGTCCTGGTCAAGCACGAGGCGCCGGCTGGAGTCTTCGTTGCGGGCACCCCAGGCTGGGAGACACACGAGGCGGTCCAAGCACGCGCAACCGACTCCTGGAAGCGGGTCACCAAGAACAAGGGCAGCGTCTTCGCTGGCACCGACCTCGCGTCCTGGCTCACCGACCAAGGCATCGACACGATCACCCTGGTCGGCTACATGACCAACAACTGCATCCTGGCCTCCGCCGCGGGCGCCGAGGAACTCGACCTGCACGCCGAGGTCCTGTCTGACGCCACCGGCGCCATCCACCTGGCCAACGAAGCCGGGAAGGTCTCCGCCGAGCAGCTCCACGAGACCCTGATGGTGCTCCTGCACTCAAATTTCGCGGCCGTGGCCAGCACCGATGACTGGACAACCGCTGCACAAGAACACAAACCGCTGCCCAAGAACAACCTCGGCACCTCCGCAACGCAGGGACGCGCAGCAATCTCGAAGTGA
- a CDS encoding helix-turn-helix domain-containing protein produces MGTAEGLRVEDVSGPRALRGVDLLVFPSWPLDLPAAQEALTTRIRAAHAGGAQVAGLCLGAFPVVDSGLLDGRSAVTHWAMLGELERRSPHVSVDHSALYLDHGDVLTSAGTASAIDACLHIVRSHLGAAVATALSRRLVVAPHRDGDQAQYVERPIAEPGGVGSLGSTLQWAMTHLDEELSLSHLAHHARMSPRNFTRRFAQATGTTPAKWVLARRLDESRRLLETTTWPLTRVAHVCGFNSPVTFRQNFTTAYATTPTSYRQRFA; encoded by the coding sequence GTGGGAACTGCTGAAGGTCTTCGCGTGGAGGACGTGAGCGGGCCACGGGCACTGCGCGGCGTTGATCTTCTGGTGTTCCCGTCGTGGCCGCTGGACCTGCCGGCGGCGCAGGAGGCACTGACGACACGCATACGCGCCGCACACGCCGGTGGCGCGCAGGTCGCCGGACTATGCCTGGGAGCCTTCCCGGTCGTGGACAGCGGCCTGCTGGACGGCCGGTCCGCCGTCACGCACTGGGCCATGCTCGGCGAACTCGAGCGCCGAAGCCCCCACGTGAGCGTCGACCACTCTGCCCTGTACCTCGACCACGGCGACGTGTTGACCTCTGCCGGCACCGCGTCCGCGATCGATGCCTGTCTGCACATCGTGCGTAGCCATCTCGGCGCCGCCGTGGCGACGGCCCTATCGCGTCGTCTCGTCGTCGCGCCCCATCGTGATGGCGACCAGGCCCAGTACGTCGAGCGACCGATCGCTGAACCTGGCGGTGTCGGTTCCCTTGGCTCCACGTTGCAGTGGGCCATGACCCATCTCGATGAGGAACTGTCGTTAAGCCACCTTGCCCATCACGCCCGGATGAGCCCCCGCAATTTCACCCGCCGGTTTGCGCAGGCCACCGGCACGACGCCGGCAAAGTGGGTCCTGGCCCGACGGCTGGATGAGTCACGACGGCTGTTGGAGACGACGACATGGCCCTTGACGCGGGTAGCTCACGTATGCGGATTCAACAGCCCTGTCACCTTCCGGCAGAATTTCACCACCGCGTACGCCACTACCCCGACCTCATATCGGCAACGCTTCGCCTGA
- a CDS encoding transposase, which produces MAGLRQTSLDPFRVYANAIRDELPDAVAVLDAFHVVKLGTQVVDEVRRRVQRATQGRRGHKDDPLYEIRGLLRLRSEHLSDPQIATLDACLLAGDPSWEVTLAWHCSQQVRLMYQAERPAQGKASRPRPSDRSDGPQQCWHQRSEPHHLNDPTPGRQLLHLRALTPQDRACSIRKAFLPKNS; this is translated from the coding sequence ATCGCCGGGTTAAGACAAACATCCCTGGACCCGTTCCGTGTGTACGCCAATGCGATCCGCGATGAGCTCCCCGACGCAGTCGCGGTGTTGGACGCGTTCCATGTCGTCAAACTCGGCACCCAAGTCGTGGATGAGGTCCGGCGCCGGGTCCAACGCGCCACCCAGGGGCGACGCGGTCACAAAGACGACCCGTTATACGAGATCCGCGGACTGCTACGCCTCAGGTCCGAACACCTCAGCGACCCGCAAATCGCCACACTCGACGCCTGCCTGTTGGCTGGGGATCCGTCCTGGGAAGTGACGTTGGCGTGGCACTGCTCGCAGCAGGTTCGCTTGATGTATCAAGCCGAGAGGCCCGCGCAGGGCAAAGCATCGCGGCCAAGGCCATCGGATCGTTCCGACGGGCCTCAGCAATGCTGGCACCAAAGGAGTGAACCTCATCATCTAAACGACCCGACGCCTGGCCGACAGCTTCTTCACCTTCGAGCACTAACGCCTCAGGATCGCGCTTGCAGTATCAGGAAAGCCTTCCTACCAAAAAACTCCTGA
- a CDS encoding ice-binding family protein: MTGIGPSSAAQATVGLGTAQSFAVLGGSTVTNTGPSVISGDVGVSPGNAVTGFPPGVVNNGTIHRADAVAAKAEADLTTGYNEAAGQQATATVGAELGGQTFSPGVYKGNVLGLTGALTLNAQGNPSAVFIFQSASTLITASASRVVLINGASPCNIYWQVGSSATLGTGSSFTGSVLALTSITAQTTATIQGRLLARNGAVTLDTNTITRPSCSTGPTSPPPTSTTSTTSTGGPTTTGPGPTTTGPGGPTTTGPGPTTTGPGGPTTTGPGGPTTTGPGGPTTTGPGPTTTGPGGPTTTGPGPTTTGPGPTTTGPGGPTTTGPGSPSTTTSPGSATTTTSPGSATTTTSPGSATTTTSPGSATTTTSPGSATTTGPVVVTDGPAGGSSGGGLIGFVLLGAGAVALAGGAFWRISRR; encoded by the coding sequence ATGACGGGGATAGGCCCTTCGAGTGCGGCGCAAGCAACGGTCGGGTTGGGGACGGCTCAAAGTTTCGCTGTCCTCGGCGGATCAACGGTCACCAACACAGGACCGTCGGTGATCAGTGGTGATGTGGGCGTCAGTCCGGGGAATGCCGTGACTGGATTCCCACCGGGGGTGGTGAACAACGGAACCATCCACCGTGCGGATGCTGTTGCTGCCAAGGCTGAGGCTGACCTGACCACCGGGTACAACGAGGCTGCGGGCCAGCAGGCTACCGCGACCGTCGGTGCCGAACTTGGTGGACAAACTTTTTCACCTGGCGTTTATAAGGGCAACGTCCTGGGACTGACTGGCGCGCTGACACTCAACGCTCAGGGCAACCCCAGCGCAGTCTTCATTTTCCAGTCCGCCTCGACCTTGATCACCGCCTCGGCTAGCAGGGTCGTGCTCATCAACGGCGCCAGCCCCTGCAACATCTACTGGCAAGTTGGTAGCTCTGCGACCCTGGGGACCGGCTCATCCTTCACCGGAAGCGTCCTAGCGCTGACCTCGATCACCGCGCAGACCACAGCCACCATCCAGGGCCGACTTCTTGCACGCAACGGCGCCGTCACCCTGGACACCAACACCATCACCAGGCCGTCCTGCAGCACGGGCCCCACGTCGCCGCCACCGACCAGCACGACCAGCACGACCAGCACTGGTGGCCCCACCACGACGGGTCCTGGCCCCACCACGACCGGTCCTGGCGGCCCCACCACGACGGGTCCTGGCCCCACCACGACCGGTCCTGGCGGCCCCACCACGACCGGTCCTGGCGGCCCCACCACGACCGGTCCTGGCGGCCCCACCACGACGGGTCCTGGCCCCACCACGACCGGTCCTGGCGGCCCCACCACGACGGGTCCTGGCCCCACCACGACGGGTCCTGGCCCCACCACGACCGGTCCTGGCGGCCCCACCACGACGGGTCCGGGTAGCCCCAGCACCACGACCAGCCCTGGCAGTGCCACCACCACGACCAGCCCTGGCAGTGCCACCACCACGACCAGCCCTGGCAGTGCCACCACCACGACCAGCCCTGGCAGTGCCACCACCACGACCAGCCCTGGCAGTGCCACGACGACCGGGCCGGTGGTCGTGACCGATGGGCCGGCTGGCGGCAGCAGCGGTGGTGGCCTGATCGGTTTCGTTCTGCTGGGCGCGGGTGCTGTAGCTCTCGCAGGTGGCGCGTTCTGGCGGATCAGTCGGCGTTAG
- a CDS encoding class F sortase translates to MPSVLGIPSIGINEDVRALGLNAQGQIYPPQRTTMWYDGSSVPGQDGISVIAGHVTYDGPDNFYNLVKITTGGAVNLQCTSGGPLSLRVVRTASVPKTILQTDQSVWGTSTTPVVVLITCDPYSRVVNGHHLNNFVVWTTPT, encoded by the coding sequence GTGCCTAGTGTGTTGGGGATCCCGTCGATCGGGATCAACGAGGACGTGCGGGCTCTGGGTTTAAACGCGCAGGGGCAGATTTACCCCCCGCAGCGCACCACAATGTGGTACGACGGCTCATCAGTACCTGGCCAGGACGGGATCTCCGTGATCGCCGGGCACGTCACCTACGACGGCCCGGACAACTTTTACAACCTGGTCAAAATCACCACTGGTGGCGCCGTCAATCTGCAATGCACGTCGGGTGGGCCGCTGAGTCTTCGTGTGGTCCGCACAGCATCGGTGCCCAAGACGATCCTGCAGACCGATCAGAGCGTATGGGGAACCTCGACCACACCCGTAGTCGTCCTGATCACCTGCGACCCCTACAGCCGCGTAGTCAACGGACACCACCTCAACAACTTCGTTGTCTGGACCACGCCGACGTGA
- a CDS encoding IS630 family transposase yields the protein MLAKAWRNYEVAPWRVETFKSSIEAQLVAKVTDVVGLYWAPPDNAIVLCVDEKSQIQALDRTAPMLPMQPGLPERRTCDYKQHGTTTLFAASDIATGTGTGACKSRHRHRHRHRHRHRHRHEEFLAFLKQIARAYPEKELHLVMDNYRTHKTVQVRDWPAGPTNYGALHLDLGSWLNLVEVWFVIIERQAIHRGYSGSMKYLNGQPPRLRQRLQRALSPVSVEQARRGSPEEGHPSWPLQTRPTKRQ from the coding sequence ATGCTCGCCAAGGCTTGGCGTAACTACGAAGTGGCGCCGTGGCGGGTGGAGACGTTCAAGTCCTCTATCGAAGCGCAACTGGTCGCGAAAGTGACCGATGTGGTCGGGTTGTATTGGGCTCCGCCAGATAACGCGATCGTGTTATGTGTGGATGAGAAGTCCCAGATTCAGGCGTTGGACCGGACCGCACCGATGTTGCCGATGCAACCGGGCCTGCCCGAGCGGCGTACTTGTGACTACAAACAGCACGGCACCACCACATTGTTCGCCGCATCGGACATTGCCACGGGAACGGGGACCGGGGCGTGTAAGTCGCGCCATCGCCATCGCCATCGCCATCGCCATCGCCATCGCCATCGCCATGAAGAATTCTTGGCGTTCCTGAAGCAGATCGCCCGCGCCTACCCCGAGAAGGAGTTGCACCTGGTGATGGACAACTACAGAACCCATAAAACGGTGCAGGTCCGCGACTGGCCAGCGGGACCCACGAATTACGGTGCACTTCACCTCGACCTCGGGTCATGGTTGAACCTGGTCGAGGTCTGGTTCGTGATCATCGAGCGACAAGCAATCCACCGCGGATACTCCGGATCCATGAAATACCTCAACGGCCAACCTCCGCGCCTTCGTCAACGGCTGCAACGAGCGCTATCCCCCGTTAGCGTGGAACAAGCCCGCCGAGGAAGTCCTGAAGAAGGCCACCCGTCATGGCCACTTCAAACACGGCCCACTAAGCGCCAGTAA
- a CDS encoding matrixin family metalloprotease, with the protein MISRIGKLIGVLLTLVAGMSLAFASPAHASIEGPTWAHTAGHWGNVSVEDHTSGAWPVKTAVATWGSGLYYRSCGTSNQCVKVSEKNQGDTGQIAITSQSWTQDAKGKTHFTPLTITINSYYNTRTTAAVRSQVVTHELGHALGLGHDTWNDVMNADGVHSYNVVSPQEREELRNIYGVAA; encoded by the coding sequence ATGATCAGCAGGATCGGGAAGCTCATAGGAGTACTCCTCACGCTGGTGGCCGGTATGTCACTCGCGTTCGCATCACCGGCCCACGCCAGCATCGAAGGCCCGACGTGGGCGCACACCGCGGGCCACTGGGGCAACGTCAGCGTGGAGGACCACACGAGCGGGGCCTGGCCCGTCAAGACCGCCGTTGCGACCTGGGGGAGTGGGCTTTACTACAGGTCGTGTGGCACTAGCAACCAGTGCGTCAAGGTCTCCGAGAAGAACCAGGGCGACACCGGACAGATCGCCATCACGTCGCAGTCGTGGACTCAAGACGCGAAGGGAAAGACGCACTTCACCCCGCTCACGATCACGATCAACAGCTACTACAACACCCGGACCACCGCCGCCGTGCGGTCGCAGGTCGTCACGCACGAACTCGGCCACGCGCTGGGGCTAGGGCACGACACCTGGAACGACGTCATGAACGCTGACGGCGTGCATTCCTACAACGTGGTCTCGCCGCAAGAACGCGAAGAGTTGCGCAACATCTACGGGGTGGCTGCCTGA
- a CDS encoding nuclear transport factor 2 family protein, with translation MVIRRSAGVEAVVEQFYDVMRGVGSAEELLSSDMTVAIGTDEEEWDTDHAGAVAGFFSQSQEAGSVTVQAGSPRGFSDGGFGWFQDRALVTLADGESVPVRVTGVVRFEDGRWRLVQVHVSIGLPNAELGLDLTTNPGAQRGG, from the coding sequence GTGGTGATACGTCGTAGCGCCGGTGTGGAGGCTGTGGTCGAGCAGTTCTACGACGTGATGCGGGGTGTTGGATCGGCCGAGGAGTTGTTGTCCTCGGATATGACTGTGGCCATCGGTACCGATGAGGAAGAGTGGGACACCGATCACGCTGGTGCTGTGGCTGGGTTTTTCAGCCAGAGTCAAGAGGCTGGCTCCGTCACGGTGCAAGCGGGGTCACCGCGCGGTTTCAGCGATGGCGGGTTCGGGTGGTTCCAGGACCGGGCGCTGGTGACGTTAGCTGATGGGGAATCAGTACCGGTGAGGGTCACTGGGGTCGTCCGATTTGAGGATGGTCGATGGCGACTGGTGCAGGTCCATGTTTCGATCGGGCTGCCTAACGCCGAACTGGGTTTGGACCTGACTACAAACCCGGGCGCTCAACGTGGCGGGTAG
- a CDS encoding IS110 family transposase, protein MASESAELNYAGIDTHKDTNVVAVIDSIGRLITTAAFATTSRGCEQLHEWLLANGPVSIVGIEGTGSYGAGIAALLTGRGLAVVEVNRPDRALRRRHGKTDTIDAEAAARSALNGNAQGLPKSHDGIVESIRLHRLMLTTLRKSRTALINTLRSVLVTAPSDIRDELEVLTPTVLFTRCARLRVDAGPSGDPAVAVKQTLRTLARHIQGLDTELARLRAGLTTLAESANPELMATRGIGVDSACALLVAAGDNPERMHSESAFASLCGASPIEASSGRTVRHRLNRGAIAKPTAPSGASP, encoded by the coding sequence ATGGCTTCAGAATCAGCCGAGTTGAACTACGCCGGTATCGATACCCACAAAGACACCAACGTCGTTGCGGTCATCGACAGTATTGGTCGATTGATCACCACTGCCGCGTTTGCGACGACCAGCAGAGGGTGCGAGCAGCTGCATGAATGGCTCCTGGCCAACGGCCCGGTCAGTATTGTCGGGATCGAAGGCACCGGGTCCTACGGGGCCGGAATCGCAGCGCTGTTGACGGGCCGGGGCCTGGCCGTAGTCGAGGTCAATCGCCCTGACCGTGCGCTGCGTCGCCGGCACGGCAAGACCGACACCATTGACGCCGAAGCAGCAGCCCGCTCAGCGTTGAACGGGAACGCTCAGGGACTGCCCAAAAGCCACGACGGGATCGTGGAATCCATCCGTCTTCACCGTCTGATGCTGACGACGCTGCGCAAGAGTCGCACCGCGCTGATCAACACCCTGCGTTCGGTACTGGTCACCGCGCCGTCCGATATTCGTGACGAGCTGGAGGTATTGACACCGACTGTCCTGTTCACTCGGTGTGCCCGGTTGCGGGTCGATGCCGGCCCGTCGGGCGATCCAGCGGTCGCGGTGAAACAAACACTACGGACCCTGGCCCGCCACATCCAAGGACTGGACACCGAGCTCGCACGGCTACGCGCTGGACTGACAACCCTGGCCGAATCGGCCAACCCCGAACTTATGGCAACCCGTGGCATCGGCGTCGATAGCGCGTGCGCCCTGCTCGTGGCCGCAGGTGACAACCCCGAGCGAATGCACAGCGAATCCGCGTTCGCGTCCCTGTGTGGAGCATCGCCCATTGAAGCCTCTTCCGGGCGCACCGTGCGGCATCGACTCAACCGAGGGGCGATCGCCAAGCCAACAGCGCCCAGTGGCGCATCGCCATGA
- a CDS encoding IS3 family transposase, with protein MPKPYPREFRNDVVAVARKGDAPLNQIAKDFGISDSCLANWLKRADVVDGNRPGVTEKQSAEVRELKKRNRLLEQENEVLRRAAAYLSQANLPGKYSSRSSVRWPRPVPASVACRVLGFFTQGYYKWVRNPVSQRDWNDAHLINTAVDIHGDGPGFGYRFIADELPARGITASENRVWRLCSVQRIFSTHSKKRGTGRKPGLSVHDDLPAIPTADRKEGGPGRDFSVTGPDQKWLTDIPPQAGGAPSEHPTGDGKLYLCAVKDCYSGRIVGYSIDSRMKSALVASAIRNAISLRSPHMTILHSDRGSQGQFRSKRVVRLLKKNGLRGSMGRVGACGDNAAMESFFALLQKNVLNTQRWETHEELRLAIVTWIETRHNRRRRQRHLGKLTPVEFEMIYKAADAA; from the coding sequence ATGCCCAAGCCCTACCCCAGAGAGTTCCGCAACGACGTCGTGGCCGTCGCCCGTAAGGGCGACGCACCGTTGAATCAGATCGCCAAAGACTTCGGGATCTCCGATAGTTGTTTAGCGAACTGGCTGAAACGGGCCGATGTCGTTGACGGCAACCGCCCCGGTGTCACCGAGAAACAATCGGCGGAGGTGCGCGAGTTGAAGAAGCGCAACCGGTTGCTGGAGCAGGAGAACGAGGTCCTACGCCGCGCAGCGGCGTACTTGTCCCAGGCGAATCTGCCGGGAAAATATTCTTCCCGCTCGTCCGTGAGATGGCCGCGACCGGTGCCCGCATCGGTGGCGTGCAGGGTTCTGGGGTTCTTCACCCAGGGGTACTACAAATGGGTCAGAAACCCGGTGTCGCAACGGGATTGGAACGACGCGCACCTGATCAACACTGCGGTCGATATCCACGGTGATGGCCCAGGGTTCGGGTACCGGTTCATCGCTGATGAGCTGCCCGCCCGTGGGATCACCGCCTCGGAGAACCGGGTATGGCGGCTGTGCTCAGTCCAACGAATTTTCTCCACCCACTCCAAGAAGCGCGGGACCGGGCGTAAACCTGGCCTGTCGGTGCACGATGACCTGCCCGCGATTCCCACCGCCGACCGAAAGGAGGGCGGGCCGGGGCGTGACTTCTCCGTGACCGGGCCGGACCAGAAGTGGTTGACCGATATTCCCCCGCAAGCGGGAGGTGCCCCCTCCGAGCACCCCACCGGTGACGGCAAGCTCTATCTGTGCGCGGTCAAGGACTGCTACTCCGGGCGGATCGTGGGCTACTCCATCGACTCGAGGATGAAATCAGCACTGGTCGCCTCAGCGATCCGCAACGCGATCAGCCTTCGATCACCGCATATGACCATCTTGCACAGCGACCGGGGTAGCCAGGGCCAGTTCCGGTCGAAGAGAGTCGTACGCCTGCTGAAGAAGAACGGGCTACGCGGCTCGATGGGCCGCGTCGGCGCGTGCGGGGACAACGCCGCTATGGAGTCCTTCTTCGCCCTGCTACAAAAAAACGTCCTGAACACCCAGCGCTGGGAAACCCACGAGGAACTGCGCCTGGCGATCGTGACCTGGATCGAAACTAGGCACAACCGACGGCGCCGACAACGACACCTCGGGAAGCTGACACCCGTCGAATTTGAGATGATCTACAAGGCCGCTGACGCGGCCTAA
- a CDS encoding DUF5994 family protein, producing MVIHKLPLARTDVDTEPAARLNLSRDPQTGVSDGAWWPRSSSLQAELPSLDLAVHALIGSRVARVAYTLGLWSPAPHKLWTSLGITKLGWFHDGRGTGAIDLQLSDGTTLVLTVIPPDTEPSLARRMLGDGGHTLLSAPAMTPIERALDRWDDEGGHAAPRPHPEIAHGGSRAALICSCGCGEVEQAYPFHEVSVPSDESTAAESDKHAFAQALLALADLAGDVFGGVEGLDRASCSPNIKYLAQIGMGAAARGCSQDGWRAQVAITQGLDAARELDQAEECMRHSGLWPWA from the coding sequence ATGGTGATCCACAAGCTCCCACTCGCTCGGACTGATGTCGATACTGAACCGGCAGCTCGGCTGAATCTTTCGCGCGACCCTCAAACTGGGGTGTCTGACGGCGCATGGTGGCCTCGTAGTTCGTCTCTTCAGGCGGAGCTTCCGAGTCTGGATCTGGCGGTTCACGCGCTGATCGGTTCCCGTGTCGCACGTGTTGCTTATACCCTCGGTCTCTGGTCACCAGCACCTCACAAGTTGTGGACCTCGCTTGGAATAACGAAATTGGGATGGTTCCACGACGGTCGAGGAACCGGCGCGATTGATCTGCAGCTGAGCGACGGCACCACCCTGGTGCTGACCGTGATCCCACCGGACACCGAGCCCTCGCTTGCCCGGCGAATGCTGGGGGACGGTGGTCACACGCTTCTCTCCGCACCCGCGATGACACCGATCGAGCGTGCCCTTGATCGGTGGGACGACGAAGGTGGACACGCCGCGCCGAGGCCGCATCCTGAGATAGCTCACGGGGGATCTAGAGCCGCGCTGATTTGCTCCTGCGGGTGCGGAGAAGTCGAGCAGGCTTATCCCTTTCACGAGGTGTCGGTGCCGTCAGATGAGAGCACAGCGGCAGAGTCGGACAAGCATGCTTTTGCCCAGGCCCTGCTGGCACTTGCGGATCTTGCCGGTGACGTATTCGGTGGTGTCGAGGGGTTGGACCGGGCGTCGTGTTCACCGAATATCAAGTACCTCGCTCAAATCGGCATGGGTGCCGCGGCCCGTGGCTGTTCGCAGGATGGGTGGCGCGCTCAGGTCGCGATCACCCAGGGTCTTGATGCCGCGAGAGAGCTCGATCAAGCCGAGGAATGTATGCGGCATAGCGGTCTGTGGCCGTGGGCCTGA
- a CDS encoding Rieske 2Fe-2S domain-containing protein → MRIIVTNDRPRLDTTTPSTTPGDPTLDVLLDKIPAGGRLSITQVSIPVGSGLREHDHGDAEVVLIPIFGEVTVRSSSQRETLVPGRIALLPRGERVALANETREPATLIMVLTDIGAAAGAPAPIAADSSSTPVAPTSVATDETHWVRAGLADDVEDDSAVHVDLQGHALCIARSRGLLYALRDECSHGQVQLSEGEVDDGYVECWMHGSRFDLATGIPDCLPATQPVTVYPVRVIDGGIDIALPC, encoded by the coding sequence ATGCGCATTATTGTTACGAACGACCGACCGAGGCTCGACACCACTACGCCCAGCACCACGCCAGGCGATCCCACCCTCGACGTGCTTCTCGACAAGATCCCCGCGGGCGGGCGGTTGAGCATCACCCAGGTCAGCATCCCGGTCGGCAGCGGCCTGCGAGAGCATGACCACGGCGATGCCGAAGTGGTCCTGATCCCGATCTTCGGGGAAGTGACCGTACGAAGCAGCAGTCAGCGCGAAACCCTGGTGCCCGGGAGGATCGCATTGCTACCGCGAGGTGAACGCGTCGCACTGGCCAACGAGACCCGCGAACCGGCCACTCTGATCATGGTGCTCACCGATATCGGGGCAGCGGCAGGCGCCCCGGCACCGATAGCGGCGGACAGTTCGAGCACACCCGTCGCACCCACCAGTGTCGCGACCGATGAAACCCATTGGGTGCGGGCCGGTCTTGCCGACGACGTCGAGGACGACAGCGCTGTCCACGTCGACCTGCAAGGGCACGCGCTGTGCATTGCCCGCAGCCGCGGGCTCCTGTACGCGCTACGGGACGAATGCAGCCACGGGCAGGTCCAACTGTCCGAAGGGGAGGTCGACGACGGTTACGTGGAGTGCTGGATGCACGGTTCACGTTTCGACCTGGCCACCGGGATACCCGACTGTCTTCCTGCCACGCAGCCAGTCACGGTCTACCCCGTCCGTGTCATCGATGGCGGCATCGACATCGCTCTGCCATGCTGA